A region from the Lycium barbarum isolate Lr01 chromosome 8, ASM1917538v2, whole genome shotgun sequence genome encodes:
- the LOC132605632 gene encoding F-box/kelch-repeat protein SKIP30-like has translation MTSLIEGLPDAVAIRCLARVPFYLHPKLELVSHSWRAAIRSTELFKVRHEINSSEEFLCVSAFEPENLWQLYDPTHDLWITLPVLPSNISHFARFSVVSTAGKLFVLGGGSDAVDPLTGDQDGIFATDEVWSYNPVTRAWGLCASMLVPRAMFACCVLDGKIVVAGGFTNRRKSIHNAEIYDPETDVWVQLPDLHHAHNSACSGVVFGGKVHVLHRGLSTIQVLESFRQGWIAHEYSWLQGPMTVVRENLYVMSNWFIHKQEGESRRVIVSASEFRRRIGYALIGLGDDIYIVGGVNGPEHWNCDIKVLPDVDVLTLGSERPVWRKVAPMTRCRGTILGWTLLRI, from the coding sequence ATGACTTCACTCATCGAAGGTCTTCCCGATGCTGTTGCCATTAGGTGCCTTGCACGGGTTCCATTCTACCTTCATCCGAAGTTAGAGCTAGTTTCCCATTCCTGGAGAGCCGCTATTCGAAGTACTGAACTATTTAAAGTGAGACACGAGATCAACTCGTCCGAAGAATTTTTATGCGTATCCGCATTTGAACCTGAAAACTTATGGCAGCTCTATGATCCGACGCACGACCTTTGGATTACTCTCCCTGTTCTTCCCTCAAACATCAGTCATTTCGCTCGATTTAGTGTTGTTTCTACTGCCGGAAAGTTGTTTGTTTTAGGTGGTGGAAGTGATGCTGTGGATCCGTTGACGGGCGACCAAGACGGAATTTTTGCAACTGACGAGGTCTGGTCGTATAATCCCGTAACCCGAGCATGGGGTCTGTGTGCATCTATGCTTGTCCCTCGTGCCATGTTTGCTTGTTGCGTGTTGGATGGGAAGATAGTTGTTGCAGGGGGTTTTACTAACCGCAGAAAGTCGATACACAATGCGGAAATCTATGATCCTGAGACGGATGTCTGGGTTCAATTACCCGATCTCCATCATGCGCACAATTCCGCATGTTCGGGAGTAGTTTTTGGCGGTAAAGTTCATGTCTTGCATAGAGGTTTGTCGACTATTCAGGTTTTGGAAAGTTTCAGGCAGGGTTGGATTGCTCACGAGTATTCTTGGCTTCAGGGCCCGATGACTGTCGTTAGGGAAAACCTTTATGTTATGAGCAATTGGTTTATTCATAAGCAGGAAGGAGAATCAAGGAGAGTGATTGTTTCAGCATCCGAGTTTCGTAGGAGAATTGGGTATGCTTTGATAGGGCTCGGAGATGATATTTATATAGTTGGAGGGGTTAATGGACCGGAGCACTGGAATTGTGACATCAAAGTGCTGCCTGATGTTGATGTCTTGACCCTTGGAAGTGAGAGGCCAGTGTGGCGTAAGGTTGCTCCAATGACGAGGTGCAGAGGTACAATTCTTGGCTGGACGCTGCTGAGAATTTAG
- the LOC132605630 gene encoding uncharacterized protein LOC132605630 isoform X1, translating to MDDCENKHESEVAPALIALHPTHQSVAVAVGSNLRVFNFQEGCAVSLVDESGAHMHKDSIRAIRYGAEGKLFVSAGDDKLVKIWVTDSWRCISSVSSEKRVTAVAISNDGRFVSFADKFGVIYAVEIEAFHENQSLPNKKAVPILAHYCSIITSLEFSPDGRYIISADRDFKIRVSVFPEKPSDGAHEIQSFCLGHTEFVTCLAFISSKDSQQWYLLSGGGDSTVRLWDFSCGSLLDTCHVGSETGLLQSEERIDDSLLAVTDLCATPGGSLIAVAIQSLAGVMLLSCNLSARSLQFARVVPIPGETFIPTSLAAGSSSKQLWMVMGASTLCASDSAPLARVKVLDGFCESKEQETRALEDTDIQGGEQLLQTLQGSSFIEKDALSTAAEAVKTAMCNLLIKKQYPSENREFRKRGRNDKKVNKKK from the exons ATGGATGATTGTGAAAACAAACATGAATCTGAGGTTGCTCCTGCCTTAATTGCACTTCATCCAACTCACCAATCTGTTGCTGTTGCTGTTGGTTCTAATCTACGTGTCTTTAATTTTCA AGAAGGTTGTGCAGTTTCATTGGTGGATGAGTCGGGAGCGCATATGCATAAAGATTCAATAAGAGCAATTCGTTATGGTGCTGAAGGCAAGCTCTTTGTATCTGCTGGAGATGACAAACTTGTAAAGATTTGGGTAACTGATTCTTGGCGGTGTATAAGTTCCGT GTCATCCGAGAAGAGAGTTACTGCTGTTGCCATTAGTAATGATGGTCGTTTTGTATCTTTTGCGGATAAATTTGGTGTAATATATGCAGTTGAAATAGAAGCTTTTCATGAAAATCAAAGTTTGCCCAATAAGAAGGCAGTCCCAATTCTTGCCCACTACTGCAGTATCATTACTAGTCtg GAGTTTTCACCTGACGGACGGTACATTATTAGTGCTGATCGGGACTTCAAAATCCGA GTCTCTGTGTTCCCGGAAAAGCCATCAGATGGAGCTCACGAGATTCAAAGCTTTTGCCTTGGCCATACAGA GTTTGTTACCTGCCTTGCCTTCATAAGCAGCAAGGATTCCCAGCAGTGGTATTTACTTTCTGGAGGTGGTGATTCAACT gTACGCTTGTGGGACTTCTCTTGCGGTTCTCTTCTTGATACCTGTCATGTTGGATCAGAG ACAGGACTATTACAGTCAGAAGAAAGAATAGATGACAGCTTGCTGGCTGTCACCGATCTCTGCGCCACTCCTGGTGGATCATTAATCGCGGTGGCCATTCAGAG CTTGGCAGGAGTAATGCTTTTGAGTTGCAACCTTTCAGCTAGATCTCTCCAATTTGCAAGA GTGGTTCCAATTCCTGGGGAGACTTTTATTCCCACGAGCTTAGCAGCCGGCTCTTCATCGAAGCAATTGTGGATGGTCATGGGTGCATCGACTCTGTGTGCTTCCGATTCAGCACCTTTAGCTCGTGTGAAGGTTCTCGATGGTTTCTGTGAGAGCAAAGAGCAAGAGACACGTGCATTAGAAGATACAGATATACAAGGTGGCGAACAACTCCTTCAAACGTTGCAAGGGAGTTCGTTCATTGAGAAAGATGCGTTATCGACAGCTGCAGAAGCGGTAAAAACAGCAATGTGTAATCTATTAATAAAGAAGCAGTACCCTTCAGAAAATCGAGAGTTTAGAAAGAGAGGGAGGAACGACAAGAAAGTAAATAAGAAAAAATGA
- the LOC132605630 gene encoding uncharacterized protein LOC132605630 isoform X2, whose product MHKDSIRAIRYGAEGKLFVSAGDDKLVKIWVTDSWRCISSVSSEKRVTAVAISNDGRFVSFADKFGVIYAVEIEAFHENQSLPNKKAVPILAHYCSIITSLEFSPDGRYIISADRDFKIRVSVFPEKPSDGAHEIQSFCLGHTEFVTCLAFISSKDSQQWYLLSGGGDSTVRLWDFSCGSLLDTCHVGSETGLLQSEERIDDSLLAVTDLCATPGGSLIAVAIQSLAGVMLLSCNLSARSLQFARVVPIPGETFIPTSLAAGSSSKQLWMVMGASTLCASDSAPLARVKVLDGFCESKEQETRALEDTDIQGGEQLLQTLQGSSFIEKDALSTAAEAVKTAMCNLLIKKQYPSENREFRKRGRNDKKVNKKK is encoded by the exons ATGCATAAAGATTCAATAAGAGCAATTCGTTATGGTGCTGAAGGCAAGCTCTTTGTATCTGCTGGAGATGACAAACTTGTAAAGATTTGGGTAACTGATTCTTGGCGGTGTATAAGTTCCGT GTCATCCGAGAAGAGAGTTACTGCTGTTGCCATTAGTAATGATGGTCGTTTTGTATCTTTTGCGGATAAATTTGGTGTAATATATGCAGTTGAAATAGAAGCTTTTCATGAAAATCAAAGTTTGCCCAATAAGAAGGCAGTCCCAATTCTTGCCCACTACTGCAGTATCATTACTAGTCtg GAGTTTTCACCTGACGGACGGTACATTATTAGTGCTGATCGGGACTTCAAAATCCGA GTCTCTGTGTTCCCGGAAAAGCCATCAGATGGAGCTCACGAGATTCAAAGCTTTTGCCTTGGCCATACAGA GTTTGTTACCTGCCTTGCCTTCATAAGCAGCAAGGATTCCCAGCAGTGGTATTTACTTTCTGGAGGTGGTGATTCAACT gTACGCTTGTGGGACTTCTCTTGCGGTTCTCTTCTTGATACCTGTCATGTTGGATCAGAG ACAGGACTATTACAGTCAGAAGAAAGAATAGATGACAGCTTGCTGGCTGTCACCGATCTCTGCGCCACTCCTGGTGGATCATTAATCGCGGTGGCCATTCAGAG CTTGGCAGGAGTAATGCTTTTGAGTTGCAACCTTTCAGCTAGATCTCTCCAATTTGCAAGA GTGGTTCCAATTCCTGGGGAGACTTTTATTCCCACGAGCTTAGCAGCCGGCTCTTCATCGAAGCAATTGTGGATGGTCATGGGTGCATCGACTCTGTGTGCTTCCGATTCAGCACCTTTAGCTCGTGTGAAGGTTCTCGATGGTTTCTGTGAGAGCAAAGAGCAAGAGACACGTGCATTAGAAGATACAGATATACAAGGTGGCGAACAACTCCTTCAAACGTTGCAAGGGAGTTCGTTCATTGAGAAAGATGCGTTATCGACAGCTGCAGAAGCGGTAAAAACAGCAATGTGTAATCTATTAATAAAGAAGCAGTACCCTTCAGAAAATCGAGAGTTTAGAAAGAGAGGGAGGAACGACAAGAAAGTAAATAAGAAAAAATGA